From one Desulfurococcus sp. genomic stretch:
- a CDS encoding tRNA (N(6)-L-threonylcarbamoyladenosine(37)-C(2))-methylthiotransferase, whose translation MDVRVYIESYGCSLNKSDEALMVEEILRRGHSLTKSIENADAIVVNTCIVRLDTEQHMIKRIRELHEVSVKTGKKLIVAGCMAKAEPYTVARIAPSASLISPQNAPLVAEALESPGRVVLLNGLRERDRIGVYFEGRVAPIPVQEGCLGNCSFCISKLARRVLVSHSIDAVVKAVEKAVEKGAVEIQLTGMDLGTYGIDLYGSRKLPTLIKEVTRRVEGNYMVRVGMLNPEHLRYIMDDLIEAISESSRVYRFLHIPLQSGSNRILKLMRRNYTVEEYVELVEEAKSRIPDLSVATDIIVGHPMETEEDFNETLRVIEKLEFERVHLASYSIRPLTYSASLPQLPTKVKKERVLRALRLIEEVGLKGKSRYKGTLQDCFITEYTNTWICRLANYIPVVLNPGYEDGGLDYGMWVKVHVDESTFFDLRGRVSRLPAPPGDGKVLLHSATS comes from the coding sequence ATGGATGTGAGAGTATACATTGAGAGCTACGGGTGCTCGCTGAATAAGAGTGATGAAGCATTAATGGTAGAGGAGATACTTAGAAGAGGGCATTCACTAACCAAGAGCATTGAGAATGCCGATGCTATAGTAGTAAACACCTGCATAGTAAGACTTGACACAGAGCAGCATATGATTAAACGGATAAGAGAGCTACACGAGGTCTCCGTGAAAACTGGTAAGAAGCTCATTGTAGCAGGCTGTATGGCTAAAGCAGAACCGTACACTGTTGCAAGGATAGCTCCAAGCGCTAGCTTAATATCACCTCAAAATGCACCCCTAGTAGCTGAAGCCCTCGAATCCCCGGGCAGGGTAGTCCTACTAAATGGGTTAAGGGAGAGAGATAGAATAGGCGTGTACTTCGAGGGTAGAGTGGCCCCAATCCCTGTTCAGGAGGGATGCCTAGGTAACTGCAGCTTCTGTATATCCAAGCTGGCTAGACGGGTGCTAGTAAGCCACAGCATTGACGCTGTAGTCAAAGCTGTAGAAAAGGCTGTAGAGAAGGGGGCAGTAGAAATACAGTTAACAGGGATGGACTTAGGTACCTACGGTATAGACTTGTATGGCTCGAGAAAACTGCCTACTCTAATAAAAGAGGTTACTAGAAGAGTCGAAGGAAACTACATGGTTAGAGTAGGTATGTTGAATCCAGAGCACCTTCGATACATTATGGATGATCTAATAGAAGCTATAAGCGAGTCAAGCAGAGTGTACAGGTTCCTCCACATACCCCTGCAGTCAGGGAGTAACAGGATCCTCAAGCTTATGAGACGCAACTACACTGTCGAAGAATACGTAGAGCTAGTTGAGGAAGCGAAGTCGAGAATACCTGATCTAAGTGTTGCAACAGACATTATAGTAGGCCACCCCATGGAGACTGAGGAGGACTTCAACGAGACTCTCAGAGTAATAGAGAAGCTTGAATTCGAGAGAGTACACCTCGCATCCTACAGTATAAGACCACTCACGTACTCCGCTTCCCTGCCGCAGCTACCCACAAAAGTCAAGAAGGAGAGGGTTCTAAGAGCTCTCAGATTAATCGAGGAGGTAGGATTAAAGGGTAAATCAAGGTATAAGGGGACGCTACAGGACTGCTTTATCACAGAGTACACTAATACCTGGATATGCCGGCTTGCAAACTACATACCAGTAGTCTTAAACCCTGGGTACGAGGATGGTGGACTCGACTACGGGATGTGGGTTAAAGTACACGTGGATGAGTCAACATTCTTTGATCTAAGAGGCCGTGTGAGCCGGCTGCCAGCTCCCCCTGGAGATGGTAAAGTACTTCTTCACTCGGCAACCTCATAG
- a CDS encoding NAD-binding protein yields MAGLKILVIGGGKVSEHLFKIFRVQDEADEVIVVDRERERRQVFENLGDVLFLEGDATDIKLYDEVNMREVTAVLALTNSDETNLLVLAIAKTFNVPIRIGRFTEPEIAELVVKLGLGIPVVQPVVIANVIAQMLTSITNGRELGSVNDEKIIMVTISESDPVVENRIEEINLGDEGRIILLFDGMKFKIPEPGDIVKPGNLLIIAARNSDVVRRIKG; encoded by the coding sequence ATGGCTGGCTTGAAGATACTGGTAATTGGTGGCGGCAAGGTATCCGAGCACTTATTCAAGATTTTCAGAGTGCAGGATGAAGCTGATGAAGTAATAGTCGTAGATAGAGAGAGGGAGAGAAGGCAGGTCTTCGAGAACCTCGGCGACGTATTATTCCTGGAGGGGGATGCAACAGATATAAAGCTGTATGATGAGGTGAACATGAGGGAAGTAACAGCTGTGCTCGCTTTAACTAATAGTGATGAAACAAACCTCCTGGTTCTCGCTATAGCTAAAACGTTTAACGTACCGATTAGAATCGGCAGGTTCACGGAGCCTGAGATCGCTGAGCTAGTAGTAAAGCTAGGGCTCGGGATACCCGTGGTACAACCTGTTGTAATAGCTAACGTCATTGCTCAAATGCTTACATCCATAACTAATGGGAGAGAGTTAGGAAGTGTTAACGACGAGAAGATCATCATGGTGACTATTAGCGAGTCTGATCCAGTTGTGGAGAATAGGATCGAGGAGATCAATTTAGGGGATGAAGGCAGGATAATACTATTATTTGACGGCATGAAGTTTAAGATACCTGAACCAGGGGATATCGTTAAGCCTGGAAACCTACTCATAATTGCAGCTAGAAACAGTGATGTCGTGAGGAGAATAAAGGGTTAA
- a CDS encoding elongation factor 1-beta: protein MGQLLVVARILPEGIEVSLEKLREDIAKTLPQGYELRMWEEEPVAFGLKALRLAIIMPEDVEGGTETLENLISQVEGVSSVEIEYVSRI from the coding sequence ATGGGCCAGCTACTCGTTGTCGCTAGGATACTACCTGAAGGCATCGAGGTATCTCTAGAGAAGCTGAGGGAAGATATAGCTAAAACCCTCCCTCAAGGCTACGAGCTGAGAATGTGGGAGGAGGAGCCTGTAGCATTCGGGTTAAAGGCTCTCAGGCTAGCTATAATAATGCCCGAGGATGTTGAAGGCGGTACTGAAACCCTTGAAAACTTGATCAGCCAGGTTGAAGGAGTAAGCTCTGTTGAAATAGAGTATGTTAGCCGCATATAG
- a CDS encoding zinc finger domain-containing protein — MAGYVLKPSGIELKIDEAASPPVCSSCHRLMEPGEHGVEFFCPNCGKVLIRRCERCRELVVEYTCPSCGFRGP; from the coding sequence ATGGCTGGCTACGTGCTTAAGCCGAGTGGAATAGAATTAAAGATAGATGAAGCTGCTTCACCACCAGTATGCAGCAGCTGCCATAGGCTAATGGAGCCTGGAGAGCACGGCGTGGAATTCTTCTGCCCTAACTGCGGGAAAGTCCTGATAAGGAGATGCGAGAGATGCAGAGAGCTGGTTGTCGAGTACACATGCCCTAGCTGCGGCTTCAGAGGTCCGTGA